One genomic window of Deltaproteobacteria bacterium includes the following:
- a CDS encoding acetyl-CoA C-acetyltransferase has product MRSLSKDIYILSAKRTAFGAFGGALTKKTATDLGVEAAEAALDAAGVNKEDVDHVFFGNVLQTSADAIYLARHVGLRAGLPQSVPALTLNRLCGSGFEAIICGAKEILTGQAEVTLVGGSESMSQAPHIVRGARWGLPLGRSDMEDSLWTCLTDSYTGLPMAMTAEKLAEQYSISQDEVDEYSVRSQQRFAAAQESGIFDAELCPVEVKKRREKVEFIKDEHNRPQTTVESLKKLPKVFKKDGVIHAAAASGICDGASALVLASGDYVAKHNLKPLAKLTGWGVSGCDPTIMGIGPVPAMKAALAMTESTFDDYQLIEVNEAFAPQVLAVQKELGLDMDKLNVNGGALAVGHPLAASGARITTHLVHELRRRGDTHAIGSACIGGGQGVALTIEAVK; this is encoded by the coding sequence ATGCGCTCGCTATCAAAAGATATCTATATTCTATCAGCTAAACGAACCGCTTTCGGCGCTTTTGGTGGCGCTCTGACCAAGAAAACTGCCACTGATTTGGGTGTTGAAGCAGCCGAAGCCGCGCTGGATGCAGCGGGCGTCAATAAGGAAGACGTAGACCACGTTTTCTTTGGCAACGTTTTACAAACTTCTGCTGATGCCATCTATCTTGCTCGCCACGTTGGGCTTCGAGCTGGCTTGCCGCAAAGTGTTCCTGCTCTAACGTTAAACCGGCTCTGTGGGTCAGGTTTCGAAGCTATTATTTGCGGAGCTAAAGAGATCTTAACGGGCCAGGCTGAAGTCACCTTGGTCGGCGGCAGTGAATCCATGAGCCAGGCGCCGCATATCGTGCGCGGTGCACGTTGGGGTTTGCCACTGGGTAGGAGTGACATGGAAGATTCACTCTGGACATGCTTGACCGATAGCTACACCGGCTTGCCAATGGCGATGACCGCGGAGAAGCTTGCTGAGCAATATTCAATCTCTCAAGACGAAGTTGATGAATACTCCGTTCGCTCACAGCAGCGTTTTGCAGCAGCTCAAGAGTCGGGCATTTTTGATGCCGAACTCTGCCCGGTAGAAGTGAAGAAGCGACGAGAGAAGGTCGAGTTTATCAAAGACGAGCACAACCGCCCTCAGACAACTGTTGAAAGCCTCAAGAAGCTTCCGAAGGTCTTCAAGAAGGATGGTGTCATCCACGCAGCCGCTGCAAGTGGTATCTGCGACGGAGCATCTGCATTGGTTTTGGCATCTGGTGATTATGTGGCGAAGCATAATCTGAAGCCTCTGGCGAAGCTTACAGGTTGGGGCGTGTCGGGTTGTGATCCAACCATTATGGGAATCGGTCCAGTCCCCGCGATGAAAGCGGCACTGGCGATGACTGAATCCACATTCGATGATTACCAATTGATTGAAGTGAACGAAGCATTCGCACCTCAAGTACTCGCGGTTCAAAAAGAACTCGGTCTTGATATGGATAAGCTTAATGTAAATGGTGGAGCTCTCGCAGTAGGGCACCCACTGGCAGCAAGTGGTGCACGAATTACCACGCACCTCGTTCACGAACTGAGACGCCGTGGTGATACACACGCTATAGGTTCGGCTTGCATTGGCGGTGGTCAAGGCGTGGCTCTAACCATTGAAGCCGTTAAGTAG
- a CDS encoding 2-isopropylmalate synthase, whose amino-acid sequence MNTDVEHDYIFNWNRLKKVSKLSQKPFDLFDETLRDGIQSPSVTDPSIDQKFEILHLMESLGVAEADLGLPGAGKRAYDDVTALVKEISRSKLKIKAAAAGRTMVRDIQPIADIVQNTGVPIEVYAFIGSSPIRLFAEDWDVGTLMRHIEDSIKFSVNEGLEFCLVTEDTIRSRPEVLDPLFRRAIDLGATRLCLCDTVGHATPDGIRNLFDWTHSLLRGAGAEHVKLDWHGHNDRGLGVTNAIIAIEAGADRVHGTGLGVGERVGNASIDQILLNLKLLGEWDNDLSDMLMYCQAVSRACHVEIPYNYPIAGRDAFRTGTGVHAAAIIKAHKKGDQYLADRVYSGVPAGMFGRHQEIEIGHMSGLSNVEFWLEQRRLPTDEALVKAIFDKAKSINRVLSEDEIMNVVRQAGFLS is encoded by the coding sequence ATGAACACCGATGTCGAACATGATTATATTTTTAATTGGAACCGCTTAAAAAAAGTTTCGAAGCTTAGCCAAAAGCCTTTTGACCTTTTTGATGAGACGTTACGTGACGGCATCCAGTCGCCATCTGTTACGGATCCAAGCATCGATCAAAAGTTTGAGATTCTTCATTTAATGGAGAGCCTTGGAGTAGCGGAAGCTGATTTGGGCCTGCCGGGTGCAGGCAAGCGTGCTTACGATGATGTGACTGCACTGGTTAAGGAGATCAGCCGTTCCAAGCTCAAGATTAAGGCGGCGGCAGCAGGGCGCACCATGGTGCGTGATATCCAGCCCATCGCAGATATTGTGCAAAATACCGGCGTTCCCATTGAGGTCTATGCGTTCATTGGCTCAAGCCCGATTCGTCTCTTTGCCGAAGATTGGGATGTTGGAACTTTGATGAGACACATCGAGGACTCCATCAAGTTTTCAGTGAATGAAGGCCTTGAGTTTTGCCTCGTCACAGAAGACACCATCCGGTCTAGACCTGAGGTTTTAGATCCTCTGTTTCGCCGCGCCATCGACTTAGGTGCCACGCGCCTTTGTCTGTGTGACACCGTAGGGCATGCCACACCTGATGGAATTCGTAACTTATTCGATTGGACGCACTCTCTTCTACGAGGTGCAGGTGCTGAGCACGTGAAGCTTGATTGGCATGGTCATAATGACCGAGGCCTAGGCGTAACCAATGCGATTATCGCAATTGAAGCTGGTGCAGACCGTGTACATGGAACTGGGCTGGGTGTGGGTGAACGCGTTGGAAATGCATCAATTGATCAGATCCTCTTGAACCTTAAGCTGCTTGGTGAATGGGACAACGACCTAAGCGACATGCTGATGTATTGTCAGGCCGTATCTCGAGCTTGCCACGTTGAAATTCCCTACAACTATCCAATTGCGGGTCGCGATGCGTTTCGAACTGGAACGGGTGTTCACGCGGCCGCGATTATCAAAGCCCATAAAAAGGGCGATCAGTACTTAGCAGACCGTGTTTATTCCGGGGTGCCTGCAGGCATGTTTGGTCGACACCAGGAAATCGAAATTGGTCATATGAGTGGGTTGTCTAACGTGGAGTTTTGGTTAGAGCAGCGTCGTTTACCAACGGATGAAGCGTTGGTGAAGGCCATTTTTGACAAAGCCAAGAGTATCAACCGTGTTCTTTCCGAAGACGAAATTATGAACGTGGTTCGCCAAGCTGGCTT